A genomic segment from Glycine max cultivar Williams 82 chromosome 1, Glycine_max_v4.0, whole genome shotgun sequence encodes:
- the LOC121174756 gene encoding secreted RxLR effector protein 161-like, with product MEKCSASPVPIQKGDKFSLAQCPKNDLERKQMEAIPYASVVGSIMYAQTCTRPDISFATGMLGRYQSNPGMEHWKAAKKVLRYLQGTKDHMLTYKRSDHLEVIGYSDSDFAGCVDTRKSTLGFVFLLAGGAISWKSAKQSVVAASTMEAEFTIAELVKSGSFLLHHRIHEMDVVLLVSREVQ from the exons ATGGAAAAGTGCTCAGCATCTCCCGTTCCAATTcagaaaggagacaaatttagtctcgcaCAATGTCCTAAAAATGATCTGGAACGGAAGCAAATGGAAGCAATTCcgtatgcatcagttgttggGAGTATTATGTATGCTCAGACCTGCACTCGACCAGATATAAGCTTTGCAACCGGAATGttgggaagatatcaaagtaatccaggAATGGAACATtggaaagctgcaaagaaagttCTGAGATACTTACAGGGAACAAAAGACCACATGCTTACATATAAGAGGTCTGATCACCTAGAGGTGATTGGATAttcagactcagactttgctggatGTGTGGATACAAGAAAATCCACTCTTGGCTTTGTATTTCTCTTAGCCGGAGGAGCAATATCATGGAAGAGTGCAAAACAATCAGTTGTTGCTGCATCCACCATGGAAGCtgaattt ACGATAGCTGAGCTGGTGAAATCTGGGAGCTTCTTGCTTCATCATCGCATTCATGAAATGGATGTCGTTTTGTTGGTGTCAAGGGAAGTCCAATAA